Proteins from a genomic interval of Syntrophorhabdaceae bacterium:
- a CDS encoding selenium metabolism-associated LysR family transcriptional regulator, whose translation MDLRHLETFVRIAELKSFTKAAEMLYLTQPTVSKQIVDLERFFEVKLIDRTKRSVVLTKAGEILLKYAIEFMALKKETIDAIDAFRGLKKGTMLLGASTIPGTYMLPRLLGLFNRQYEGIQLRLLISDSKDVLNMTDLGEIDIGFVGAKDDTRKIDYKKIIDDTIVIAAPKDYPDTIPLASLKDYPLIAREPGSGTRNAFDLAMARFSSSQDGLKTVAELSSTQAIKEAVKGGMGLTYISRMAIGDELAHKELKVVRVEGLPEIRRSFYMVTKKGKTPLPQVKAFMDILEKWRKHEKS comes from the coding sequence GAGCTGAAAAGCTTTACCAAGGCCGCGGAGATGCTCTACCTTACCCAGCCCACCGTGAGCAAACAGATTGTCGATCTCGAGAGGTTCTTCGAGGTGAAGCTCATCGACCGGACAAAACGGAGCGTGGTTCTCACGAAAGCGGGAGAGATCCTCCTCAAGTACGCCATCGAATTCATGGCCCTCAAGAAAGAGACGATCGATGCCATAGACGCCTTCCGGGGCTTGAAAAAAGGCACCATGCTCCTGGGGGCGAGCACGATTCCCGGCACCTATATGCTCCCCCGGCTCCTCGGCCTCTTTAACCGCCAGTACGAGGGCATTCAGCTCAGGCTCCTCATCTCCGACTCGAAGGACGTGCTCAACATGACCGATCTCGGTGAGATCGACATCGGTTTCGTGGGCGCAAAGGACGACACACGGAAGATAGACTATAAGAAGATCATCGATGACACCATCGTGATCGCCGCTCCGAAAGATTATCCCGATACGATTCCCCTGGCCTCCCTTAAGGATTATCCCCTCATCGCCCGGGAGCCCGGCTCCGGCACGCGCAATGCCTTCGATCTCGCCATGGCCAGGTTTTCCTCGTCCCAGGACGGGCTGAAGACCGTGGCGGAGCTTTCGAGCACCCAGGCCATAAAAGAGGCGGTAAAAGGGGGGATGGGACTCACCTACATCTCGCGCATGGCCATAGGGGACGAGCTTGCCCACAAGGAGCTCAAGGTGGTGCGCGTGGAGGGGCTGCCCGAGATACGCCGCTCTTTTTACATGGTCACCAAGAAAGGAAAGACCCCTTTGCCCCAGGTAAAGGCCTTTATGGATATTTTAGAAAAATGGAGAAAACATGAAAAGTCTTAG
- a CDS encoding OmpA family protein — protein MKYLSLLLIPLMLYGVFGCAPKTVMPERAAVTTSPDQGAAGAGDKERGRERGISEEDLATRAERERLQRLRQEKLDQDAKSALFKDIRFDYDSYSVKADDIPRLRDIGKWLSENRTVGVTVEGHCDERGTQEYNLMLGQKRAEVVKDYLVKAGVDEKRIKAVSFGKEAPIDPGHSEEAFAKNRRAHLNIEQKG, from the coding sequence ATGAAATATCTTTCACTGTTACTCATTCCCCTGATGCTTTACGGAGTCTTCGGCTGCGCACCCAAAACGGTCATGCCGGAGCGGGCGGCGGTTACCACCTCGCCGGACCAGGGAGCAGCCGGGGCGGGGGACAAGGAAAGGGGCAGGGAGAGAGGCATCTCCGAGGAGGACCTGGCCACAAGGGCGGAAAGGGAAAGGCTTCAGAGGTTGCGTCAGGAGAAGCTCGACCAGGACGCGAAGTCCGCCCTCTTCAAGGACATCCGCTTCGATTACGACAGCTATTCCGTCAAGGCCGATGATATCCCCCGCCTGAGGGATATCGGCAAATGGCTCTCCGAGAACAGGACCGTCGGCGTCACGGTGGAAGGCCACTGCGACGAGAGGGGGACCCAGGAATATAACCTCATGCTCGGCCAGAAGAGGGCCGAGGTCGTAAAGGATTATCTCGTAAAGGCCGGCGTCGATGAGAAGCGGATCAAGGCAGTATCCTTCGGCAAGGAAGCACCCATCGATCCCGGACATTCCGAAGAGGCGTTTGCGAAGAACAGGCGCGCCCATCTCAACATAGAACAAAAGGGGTGA
- the ybgF gene encoding tol-pal system protein YbgF → MKRFAIAGVLFLLAGCASSSETDQLRRHVMMTDQELGQFKTETSRKIASLNTDIDNIRKQMLTVSASTDEKEDKYKSVLGKVDELQHQLDTYWKDTKKEIAALKKGGGGMSMTPRAAPQVVDASAEAPYKDAFDTFQKGMYKDAIQKFTAFVDAYPKSTLAPNALFWLGESYMMQRDYDKAIVSFQDLLDKYPKTDMAPKALLSQADAFLGLKDKKSSVTILKKVIELYPKSEEAVIAERKLRNINL, encoded by the coding sequence ATGAAACGATTCGCGATCGCAGGCGTTCTTTTTCTCTTGGCAGGCTGCGCATCTTCTTCCGAGACGGACCAGCTGCGCAGGCACGTCATGATGACGGACCAGGAGCTGGGACAATTCAAGACGGAGACGAGCCGCAAGATCGCATCCCTCAACACGGATATCGACAATATCCGGAAACAGATGCTCACCGTCAGCGCGTCGACCGACGAGAAGGAAGACAAGTATAAATCGGTCCTCGGGAAAGTGGACGAGTTGCAGCACCAGCTCGACACGTACTGGAAAGATACGAAGAAGGAGATCGCCGCCCTCAAGAAAGGAGGCGGCGGGATGAGCATGACGCCCAGGGCGGCACCCCAGGTGGTGGACGCATCAGCCGAGGCCCCTTACAAAGATGCATTCGACACATTCCAGAAAGGCATGTATAAGGACGCAATCCAGAAATTCACCGCCTTTGTGGACGCCTACCCCAAATCAACCCTCGCACCGAACGCCTTATTCTGGCTTGGAGAATCCTACATGATGCAGCGGGATTATGACAAGGCCATCGTCAGTTTCCAGGACCTCCTCGACAAGTACCCGAAAACCGATATGGCCCCCAAGGCGCTCCTCTCCCAGGCAGACGCCTTCCTCGGCCTGAAAGACAAAAAAAGCTCCGTAACCATCCTCAAAAAGGTAATAGAGCTCTATCCCAAATCCGAAGAAGCGGTGATCGCCGAGCGGAAGTTGAGAAATATTAACCTCTAG